From Microtus ochrogaster isolate Prairie Vole_2 unplaced genomic scaffold, MicOch1.0 UNK80, whole genome shotgun sequence, a single genomic window includes:
- the Rem2 gene encoding GTP-binding protein REM 2: protein MDTDTETTALCSSSSRQASPSGTPTPEADTTLLKQKPEKLLAELDRGGPPPVPGAPRRRGSMPVPYKHQLRRGQAVDELDWPPQASSSGSSESLGSADTGPAQKDGVFKVMLLGESGVGKSTLAGTFGGLQGDSAHEMENSEDTYERRIMVDKEEVTLIVYDIWEQGDAGGWLQDHCLQTGDAFLIVFSVTDRRSFSKVPETLLRLRAGRPHHDLPVILVGNKSDLARSREVSLEEGRHLAGTLSCKHIETSAALHHNTRELFEGAVRQIRLRRGRGHVGGQRPEPGSPDGPAPPTRRESLTKKAKRFLANLVPRNAKFFKQRSRSCHDLSVL from the exons ATGGACACGGACACAGAAACCACAGCACTTTGTTCTTCCAGCAGCCGCCAGGCCTCCCCATCAGGGACACCCACACCAG AAGCAGACACTACACTTTtgaaacagaagccagagaaactCTTGGCAGAGCTGGACCGGGGTGGGCCACCTCCTGTCCCTGGGGCCCCCAGACGAAGAGGAAGTATGCCTGTACCCTACAAACACCAGCTGCGGCGGGGACAAGCTGTCGATGAACTTGACTGGCCACCTCAGgcctcctcctctggctcctctgAGTCTTTGGGCTCAGCGGACACAGGCCCCGCCCAAAAGGATGGTGTCTTTAAGGTCATGCTCCTGGGGGAGAGTGGCGTGGGCAAGAGTACCCTAGCAGGCACTTTTGGAGGTCTCCAGGGAGACAGTGCTCACGAGATGGAGAACTCAG AGGACACTTACGAGAGACGAATCATGGTGGACAAAGAAGAAGTGACTTTAATTGTTTACGACATCTGGGAGCAG GGGGATGCAGGAGGGTGGCTGCAGGACCACTGTCTTCAGACGGGGGATGCCTTTCTCATCGTCTTCTCAGTCACAGATCGACGAAGCTTCTCCAAAGTTCCTGAAACCCTTCTTCGTCTCCGGGCCGGAAGGCCCCACCACGACCTACCCGTCATCCTCGTGGGAAACAAGAGTGACCTGGCCCGCTCCCGGGAAGTGTCATTGGAGG AGGGTCGCCATCTGGCCGGGACGCTGAGCTGCAAGCACATCGAGACCTCGGCCGCACTGCATCACAACACTCGTGAGCTTTTCGAGGGCGCTGTGCGCCAGATCAGGCTGCGGCGGGGCCGGGGCCATGTCGGGGGTCAGAGACCCGAGCCTGGCAGCCCCGACGGCCCCGCGCCGCCCACGCGCCGCGAGAGCCTCACCAAGAAGGCTAAGCGCTTCCTCGCCAACCTGGTGCCACGCAACGCCAAGTTCTTCAAGCAACGCTCCAGGTCGTGTCACGACCTTTCCGTGCTCTGA